Proteins encoded within one genomic window of Diorhabda sublineata isolate icDioSubl1.1 chromosome 1, icDioSubl1.1, whole genome shotgun sequence:
- the LOC130448878 gene encoding ribonucleoside-diphosphate reductase subunit M2 produces MPAYDKENLVIKTEKMVLSENNGNVILDTPLVKSPEKTKKSIQDGDDNTNFDPELEPLLRENPRRFVIFPIEYPDIWAKYKEAEASFWTTEEVDLSRDLEQWNLLTNDERHFISHVLAFFAASDGIVNENLVERFSQEVQVTEARCFYGFQIAMENIHSEMYSMLIETLISDPDEKKFLFNAIETLPCVKKKADWALKWISSKNSTFGERIVAFAAVEGIFFSGSFASIFWLKKRGIMPGLTFSNELISRDEGLHCDFACLLFTHLVQKPSVERVTDIIRDAVNIEQEFLSQALPVSLIGMNSDLMCQYIEFVADRLLLELGCNKIYNSKNPFDFMNIISTDGKTNFFEKKVGEYQKEGVIDSGDTDFKVDADF; encoded by the coding sequence ATGCCTGCGTACgataaagaaaatttggttataaaaacggaaaaaatggttttatccGAAAACAATGGTAACGTTATACTCGACACGCCTTTGGTGAAATCTcctgaaaaaactaaaaaatccaTACAAGATGGAGACGATAATACGAATTTCGATCCCGAATTGGAACCTTTGTTACGCGAAAACCCCAGACGTTTTGTGATTTTCCCTATAGAATATCCCGATATATGGGCAAAATATAAAGAAGCCGAGGCCTCGTTTTGGACCACAGAAGAAGTCGATCTTTCTAGAGATTTGGAACAATGGAATTTGCTAACAAACGACGAAAGGCATTTCATATCGCACGTTTTAGCTTTTTTCGCAGCTTCTGACGGAATcgttaatgaaaatttagttgAAAGATTCAGTCAAGAAGTTCAAGTAACCGAAGCGAGGTGTTTCTACGGATTTCAAATCGCCATGGAAAATATCCATTCTGAAATGTATAGTATGTTAATAGAAACGCTTATTAGTGATCCCGATGAGAAGAAATTCTTGTTTAATGCTATCGAAACACTTCCTTGCGTTAAAAAAAAGGCCGATTGGGCTTTGAAATGGATCAGTTCGAAAAACTCGACATTCGGTGAACGAATCGTAGCTTTCGCCGCGGTCGAAGGTATATTTTTCTCTGGTAGTTTCGCGTCTATATTTTGGTTGAAAAAGAGAGGTATTATGCCCGGTTTAACTTTCTCCAACGAATTAATATCGAGAGACGAAGGTTTACATTGCGATTTTGCGTGTTTATTATTCACTCATCTAGTTCAAAAACCTTCGGTGGAACGTGTAACCGATATAATACGGGACGCGGTTAATATTGAACAAGAATTTCTATCTCAAGCTCTTCCGGTCAGTTTAATCGGAATGAATTCCGATTTAATGTGTCAATATATCGAATTTGTAGCAGACAGATTATTGCTCGAATTAGGTTGTAACaaaatttacaattcaaaaaatcCTTTTGATTTCATGAACATCATTTCCACTGACGGTAAAACTAATTTCTTTGAAAAGAAAGTCGGGGAATATCAAAAAGAGGGTGTTATCGATTCTGGAGATACAGATTTTAAAGTCGACgccgatttttga
- the LOC130450177 gene encoding short transient receptor potential channel 5-like: MSKENNPPNAQPPKSYPYRRLTEEADVLVPRPSIILPQLQENEKRFFELVASGDVLAVKDHLQQNPNTNINCTNFQGVSALLIAVQAHSDAMVEFLLTRPGIDIGDCALHAVKDNQPLILKMLLDKTGQISPSLEYVGVTHSSDFPDYVTPLILAAQCGHYEIIKLLIERGHSMSKPHPPSCRCSECRSRLEHDDLLHAESLRLNLYRAVANPAYICYSTHDPILAAFQLSKELKESSFLVPEFRVAYTELSEEVSTFAVDLIACVRSTNEMELILTQSAGLHSSNVFQFPRLTLALDYKQKTFVAHPNTQQIVEAAWNGDWHEYIIKPRIIKLLYPIGRAFMLPIIALLSLVMPNSGLITFWSIPLNKMLSHVSSYLIFLIIIFLESNLDKTKQKRRPPDSGLEPIIVIFVAGNVWSLIRMFILLGPYRFFKSLWNWHGIINNVLFLLTFLFWLASYIDVRNNDQQDLERKYWHHLDPLLIAEGCFSIATIMAYFKLMFYCRLNYYMGPLQISLGKMCADLAKYIIIFVIVIISFSAGMCRFYQYYDGMVQIDENQIKTQQVSSFVDFASTLKTFFWAILCMSPLESADVVIENLPGETPDTTIINTHEFTEAVGYIVFALFEVLIVVMILNMLIATMSATFQRVIDNLDVEWTFGKTDFYMEFMLQSTTPSPFNLVPTPSGINNFVNLINGNADTPGCCKTNKTPFETPTKKMNDVEYAALMTLLVQRYFREKDMAEAASSDFDLLRQEIHELKNLLSQIVEEK, translated from the exons atgtCGAAAGAAAATAATCCTCCGAACGCGCAACCCCCCAAATCGTACCCGTATAGAAGATTAACGGAAGAAGCGGACGTTTTGGTACCACGACCGAGCATCATTTTACCCCAACTGCAAGAAAacgaaaaacgttttttcgaaTTAGTCGCTTCGG GTGACGTACTAGCCGTGAAAGATCATTTACAACAAAACCCCAACACGAACATAAATTGCACGAATTTCCAAGGAGTCAGCGCGCTTTTGATAGCCGTTCAAGCTCACTCCGACGCTATGGTCGAATTTTTATTGACCCGACCCGGTATAGATATCGGAGATTGCGCCTTACACGCCGTAAAAGACAATCAACCGCTAATATTAAAAATGCTCTTAGATAAAACCGGTCAAATATCGCCGAGCTTAGAATACGTCGGAGTGACGCACAGTTCCGATTTCCCCGATTACGTAACCCCTTTGATATTGGCCGCCCAATGCGGTCattacgaaataataaaattgttgatcGAACGCGGACACAGTATGAGTAAACCGCATCCGCCGTCTTGCCGTTGTTCGGAATGCAGATCGCGATTGGAACACGACGATCTTCTGCACGCCGAAAGTTTGAGACTCAACCTTTATAGGGCGGTAGCCAATCCGGCATATATATGTTATTCGACGCACGATCCCATATTGGCCGCTTTCCAATTATCCAAAGAATTGAAGGAATCCTCGTTTTTGGTACCGGAATTTCGAGTCGCTTACACGGAATTATCCGAGGAGGTTAGTACGTTCGCGGTGGATTTAATAGCGTGCGTCCGTAGTACCAACGAAATGGAATTGATTTTAACCCAAAGCGCCGGTCTGCATTCATCCAACGTATTCCAATTTCCTAGATTAACTTTAGCTTtggattacaaacaaaaaactttcGTAGCCCATCCGAATACTCAACAAATCGTCGAAGCGGCTTGGAACGGAGACTGGCACGAATATATAATCAAACCtcgtataataaaattgttgtatcCCATAGGAAGGGCTTTTATGTTACCTATAATAGCTCTATTGAGTTTGGTAATGCCCAATTCGGGTCTAATAACGTTTTGGAGTATACCTTTAAACAAAATGTTGAGTCACGTATCTtcgtatttgatatttttgataatcatttttttggaaTCGAATTTAGATAAGACGAAACAAAAAAGGAGACCGCCCGATTCGGGTTTGGAACCGATTATTGTAATTTTCGTCGCCGGTAACGTTTGGAGTTTAATAAGAATGTTTATACTATTAGGACCTTACAGATTTTTCAAAAGTCTTTGGAATTGGCACGGCATTATAAATAACGTTCTATTCCTgttgacttttttattttggttagCTTCCTATATCGACGTTCGAAATAACGATCAACAGGATTTGGAAAGGAAATATTGGCATCATTTAGATCCTTTATTAATCGCCGAAGGTTGTTTTTCGATAGCCACCATCATGGCTTATTTCAAACTGATGTTTTATTGTCGATTGAATTATTACATGGGACCGTTACAAATATCTTTGGGAAAAATGTGCGCCGATCTGgccaaatatataattattttcgttATAGTTATAATTTCGTTTTCGGCCGGTATGTGTAGATTTTATCAGTACTACGACGGTATGGTTCAAATCGACGAAAACCAAATCAAAACCCAACAAGTTTCGTCGTTCGTCGATTTCGCTTCGACTTTAAAAACGTTCTTTTGGGCTATACTTTGTATGTCTCCTTTAGAATCGGCCGACGTTGTTATAGAAAATCTTCCGGGCGAAACTCCGGATACGACGATCATAAACACGCACGAATTCACCGAAGCCGTTGGGTATATAGTTTTCGCTCTATTCGAAGTACTCATCGTCGTAATGATACTAAATATGCTTATAGCTACGATGTCGGCGACCTTTCAAAGGGTTATAGATAATTTAGACGTCGAATGGACCTTCggaaaaaccgatttttataTGGAATTTATGTTGCAATCGACCACCCCTTCGCCGTTCAATCTCGTACCGACTCCGAGCGGAATAAACAATTTCGTGAATTTGATTAACGGTAACGCGGATACGCCCGGTTGTTGCAAAACTAATAAAACGCCTTTCGAAACGCCTACGAAAAAAATGAACGATGTCGAATACGCGGCTCTCATGACGTTGTTAGTCCAAAGGTATTTTAGAGAAAAAGATATGGCCGAAGCCGCTTCCAGCGATTTCGATTTACTCAGACAAGAAATACACGAATTGAAGAATCTTTTATCGCAAATCGTCGAAGAAAAATAG